The proteins below are encoded in one region of Vannielia litorea:
- the mmsB gene encoding multiple monosaccharide ABC transporter permease: MALAEDSETHERKSIGSYLKSHLREYGLLFALIFIMVFFQIVTEGTLFRAVNITNLMLQNSYIIIMALGMLVVIVSGNIDLSVGSVMGFIGALAAVMIVNWGWNLYVTGLICLVAGGLIGAAQGYWVAYWKVPSFIVTLAGMLVFRGASLWLLEGQSVGPFPREFQVIANGFIPDPFPAALGESLAGVFGARQVNVLALLTGVVAAGIITWLGMRTRARNKAYGIEDEPRAFFIARNLIVSAALIFICYKLATFRGLPNVLITMGVLTVIYAFVTEQTTIGRRVYALGGNEKAAKLSGIKTERLTFLAFANMGVLAAIAGLVYAARLNTATPKAGFALELDVIAAVFIGGASMSGGVGKIVGAVVGAFLMGVLNNGMSIMGIGIDYQQVIKGLVLLAAVLFDVYNKSKQG, from the coding sequence ATGGCACTCGCAGAAGACTCCGAAACCCATGAACGCAAGAGCATCGGCTCCTACCTGAAGAGCCACCTGCGCGAATACGGCCTGCTCTTCGCGCTCATCTTCATCATGGTCTTCTTCCAGATCGTGACCGAAGGCACCCTGTTCCGCGCGGTGAACATCACCAACCTGATGCTGCAAAACAGCTACATCATCATCATGGCGCTGGGCATGCTGGTGGTGATCGTCTCGGGCAACATCGACCTCTCCGTCGGCTCCGTCATGGGCTTCATCGGCGCGCTGGCGGCGGTGATGATCGTCAACTGGGGCTGGAACCTCTATGTCACCGGCCTGATCTGCCTCGTCGCGGGCGGGCTGATCGGGGCGGCGCAGGGCTACTGGGTCGCCTATTGGAAAGTGCCCAGCTTCATCGTGACCCTGGCCGGGATGCTGGTGTTTCGCGGCGCTTCGCTCTGGCTGCTCGAAGGCCAGTCCGTCGGCCCCTTCCCGCGTGAATTCCAGGTCATCGCAAACGGCTTCATCCCCGATCCCTTCCCCGCCGCGCTGGGCGAAAGCCTCGCCGGGGTCTTCGGCGCGCGGCAGGTCAACGTGCTGGCCCTGCTCACCGGGGTGGTCGCCGCGGGCATCATCACCTGGCTCGGCATGCGCACCCGCGCCCGCAACAAGGCCTACGGCATCGAGGACGAGCCCCGTGCCTTCTTCATCGCCCGCAACCTGATCGTTTCCGCCGCGCTGATCTTCATCTGCTACAAGCTGGCCACCTTCCGCGGCCTGCCCAACGTGCTCATCACCATGGGCGTGCTGACGGTGATCTACGCCTTCGTCACCGAGCAAACCACCATCGGGCGGCGGGTCTACGCCCTTGGCGGCAACGAGAAGGCCGCCAAGCTCTCGGGCATCAAGACAGAGCGGCTCACCTTTCTCGCCTTCGCCAACATGGGCGTGCTGGCGGCCATCGCGGGCCTCGTCTACGCCGCCCGCCTCAACACCGCCACGCCCAAGGCCGGCTTCGCGCTCGAGCTCGACGTGATCGCGGCGGTCTTCATCGGCGGTGCGTCGATGTCGGGCGGCGTTGGCAAGATCGTCGGCGCCGTGGTCGGCGCCTTCCTGATGGGCGTGCTGAACAACGGCATGTCGATCATGGGCATCGGCATCGACTACCAGCAGGTCATCAAGGGCCTTGTGCTGCTCGCCGCCGTGCTCTTCGATGTCTACAACAAATCCAAGCAGGGCTGA
- the araD gene encoding L-arabinonate dehydratase, producing MTFQPAEWPRKLRSQHWYGGNSRDTIYHRGWLKNQGYPHDLFDGRPVIGILNTWSELTPCNGSHVKELVEKVKAGVWEAGGFPVEVPVFSASENTYRPTAMMFRNLAALAVEETIRGQPIDGCVLMVGCDKTTPSLMMGAASVDLPAIVVTGGPMLNGYFQGERVGSGTHLWKFSEDVKAGKMTQEEFLEAEQSMSRSTGTCNTMGTASSMASMAEALGMALSGNAAIPAVDSRRRVMAQLSGRRIVQMVKDDLKPSDVMTKQAFENAIRTNAAIGGSTNAVIHLLAMAGRCGVDLTLEDWDRCGRDIPTIVNLMPSGKYLMEEFFYAGGLPVVLKRLGEAGVLHREALTVSGGAIWDEVKDAVNHNDDVILPAEKALTQSGGIVVLKGNLAPGGAVLKPSAATPSLLQHKGRAVVFEDIDDYKARINDDALDIDETCIMVMKNCGPKGYPGMAEVGNMGLPPKVLKKGITDMVRISDARMSGTAYGTVILHTSPEAAAGGPLAVVRSGDMIEVDVANRRLHLDIPEAELTERLSAWTPTHEQPKSGYAWLHQQHVMGADTGADLDFLQGCRGNDVGRDSH from the coding sequence ATGACCTTCCAACCCGCCGAATGGCCCCGCAAGCTCCGCTCCCAGCACTGGTATGGCGGCAACTCCCGCGACACGATCTACCATCGCGGCTGGCTGAAGAACCAGGGCTACCCGCATGACCTCTTCGATGGCCGCCCGGTCATCGGCATCCTCAACACCTGGTCCGAGCTGACCCCCTGCAACGGGTCTCACGTCAAGGAGCTGGTCGAAAAGGTCAAGGCCGGGGTTTGGGAGGCCGGCGGCTTCCCGGTCGAGGTGCCGGTGTTCTCGGCGTCTGAGAACACCTACCGCCCCACCGCCATGATGTTCCGCAACCTCGCGGCCCTGGCCGTCGAGGAAACGATAAGAGGCCAGCCGATCGACGGCTGCGTGCTCATGGTCGGCTGCGACAAGACCACCCCCTCGCTGATGATGGGCGCCGCCTCCGTCGACCTGCCCGCCATCGTCGTCACCGGCGGCCCCATGCTCAACGGCTACTTTCAGGGCGAGCGCGTCGGCTCCGGCACCCACCTGTGGAAGTTCTCCGAGGATGTGAAGGCCGGCAAGATGACCCAGGAGGAGTTCCTGGAGGCCGAGCAAAGCATGTCCCGCTCCACCGGCACCTGCAACACCATGGGCACCGCCTCCTCCATGGCCTCCATGGCCGAGGCCCTCGGCATGGCCCTCTCCGGCAACGCCGCCATCCCGGCGGTCGACAGCCGTCGCCGCGTCATGGCCCAGCTCTCCGGCCGCCGCATCGTGCAGATGGTGAAGGACGACCTGAAGCCCTCCGACGTGATGACCAAGCAGGCCTTCGAAAACGCCATCCGCACCAACGCCGCCATTGGCGGCTCCACCAACGCGGTGATCCACCTCCTCGCCATGGCCGGCCGCTGCGGCGTGGACCTGACGCTCGAGGATTGGGACCGCTGCGGCCGCGACATCCCCACCATCGTCAACCTCATGCCCTCCGGCAAATACCTGATGGAGGAGTTCTTCTACGCCGGCGGCCTTCCGGTGGTGCTCAAGCGCCTCGGCGAGGCCGGCGTGCTGCACCGCGAGGCGCTCACCGTCTCCGGCGGCGCGATCTGGGACGAGGTTAAGGACGCCGTCAACCACAACGACGACGTGATCCTCCCTGCCGAAAAGGCCCTCACCCAATCGGGCGGCATCGTCGTGCTCAAGGGCAACCTCGCCCCCGGCGGCGCGGTGCTCAAGCCCTCCGCCGCCACGCCGTCGCTGCTCCAGCACAAGGGCCGCGCCGTGGTGTTCGAGGATATCGACGACTACAAGGCCCGCATCAACGATGATGCGCTCGACATCGACGAGACCTGCATCATGGTGATGAAGAACTGCGGCCCAAAGGGCTATCCCGGCATGGCCGAGGTCGGCAACATGGGCCTGCCGCCCAAGGTGCTGAAGAAGGGAATCACCGACATGGTCCGCATCTCCGATGCCCGCATGTCGGGCACCGCCTATGGCACCGTGATCCTCCACACCTCTCCCGAAGCCGCCGCCGGTGGCCCGCTCGCGGTGGTGCGGAGCGGTGACATGATCGAGGTCGACGTGGCGAACCGCCGCCTCCACCTCGATATCCCCGAGGCCGAACTCACCGAGCGCCTCTCGGCCTGGACGCCCACCCACGAGCAGCCGAAGTCGGGCTACGCCTGGCTGCACCAGCAGCACGTCATGGGGGCCGATACGGGGGCGGATCTCGATTTCCTCCAAGGCTGCCGGGGCAACGACGTCGGCAGAGACTCGCACTAG
- a CDS encoding Gfo/Idh/MocA family protein, giving the protein MQIALVGIGKIAVDQHVPSIAASPDWELAATVSRHGTVEGVAAYTQLSEMLDAHPEIRVVSLCVPPVPRFALAAEAIRAGRHVMLEKPPGATLSECHTLEALARQHRVTLYASWHSREAAMVPAAKAWLADKKLTRFTVTWKEDVRRWHPGQAWIWQPGGLGVFDPGINALSIVTEILPDPIHLTAATLEVPENCQAPIGAQLAFAHPTAQVDMVFDWRQTGDQTWEIEAETTQGTLKLLDGGARLQIDGSEQGEDADALKGEYPRLYANLARLVARGEIDMDLAPMRHVADAFTLGHRSLTEPFHE; this is encoded by the coding sequence ATGCAAATCGCCCTCGTCGGCATCGGCAAGATCGCGGTGGATCAGCACGTGCCCTCCATCGCGGCCTCTCCCGATTGGGAGCTCGCCGCCACCGTCTCCCGCCACGGCACGGTGGAGGGTGTCGCCGCCTACACGCAGCTCTCCGAGATGCTCGACGCCCACCCCGAGATCCGCGTCGTCTCGCTCTGCGTCCCGCCCGTGCCGCGCTTTGCCCTCGCGGCCGAGGCCATCCGGGCAGGCCGCCACGTGATGCTCGAAAAGCCCCCGGGCGCGACTCTCTCCGAGTGCCACACGCTCGAAGCGCTCGCCCGCCAGCACCGCGTCACCCTTTATGCCTCCTGGCACAGCCGCGAGGCCGCCATGGTCCCCGCCGCAAAGGCATGGCTGGCCGACAAAAAGCTCACCCGCTTCACCGTCACCTGGAAGGAAGACGTGCGCCGCTGGCACCCCGGCCAGGCCTGGATCTGGCAGCCCGGCGGGCTCGGCGTCTTCGACCCGGGTATCAACGCCCTCTCCATCGTGACCGAGATCCTCCCCGACCCGATCCACCTCACCGCCGCCACGCTCGAGGTGCCCGAGAACTGCCAGGCCCCGATCGGTGCCCAGCTCGCCTTCGCCCACCCCACGGCGCAGGTCGACATGGTGTTCGACTGGCGCCAGACCGGCGATCAGACCTGGGAGATCGAGGCCGAAACCACCCAAGGCACCCTCAAGCTGCTCGACGGCGGCGCGCGGCTCCAGATCGACGGCAGCGAACAGGGCGAGGACGCCGACGCGCTCAAGGGCGAATACCCGCGCCTCTACGCCAATCTCGCCCGCCTGGTCGCCCGCGGCGAGATCGACATGGACCTTGCGCCCATGCGCCATGTCGCCGATGCCTTCACCCTCGGACACCGCAGCCTTACGGAGCCTTTCCACGAATGA
- a CDS encoding dihydrodipicolinate synthase family protein, whose translation MQSPLTGILPVAPTPFTAEGAVDEEGMRRVLDCMIDQGVDAICILANYSEQFVLSDEERALLTRVSLEHVAGRVPVIVTVSHFSTQIVVDRARYAESLGASMLMMMPPYHGVGLVPAEAGIMEHFQAVSDAISIPIMVQDAPLSGVSLPVPTLVRMAREIEHVSYFKIETPFAADKLAALIEQGGEHIVGPFDGEEAVTLLADLDAGCTGTMTSALQPELIGPIVANYRSDDLDAALAGWKRCLPLINHENRQCGLRAAKTVMMEGGVIGSDHVRHPLKPMSQRTRSRLLQLAKELDLIALKWGK comes from the coding sequence ATGCAAAGCCCGCTTACCGGAATCCTCCCTGTCGCGCCCACGCCCTTCACCGCTGAAGGCGCCGTGGACGAAGAGGGGATGCGCCGCGTCCTCGATTGCATGATCGACCAGGGGGTGGATGCCATCTGCATCCTCGCCAACTATTCCGAGCAGTTCGTGCTGTCGGACGAGGAGCGCGCCCTGCTCACCCGCGTCAGCCTCGAGCATGTCGCGGGCCGCGTGCCGGTGATCGTCACCGTCTCGCATTTCTCCACGCAGATCGTGGTGGACCGCGCCAGATATGCCGAGAGCCTCGGCGCCTCCATGCTGATGATGATGCCCCCCTACCACGGCGTGGGCCTCGTGCCCGCCGAGGCCGGGATCATGGAGCATTTCCAGGCCGTCTCCGATGCCATCTCCATCCCGATCATGGTGCAGGACGCGCCGCTCTCCGGCGTCTCCCTGCCGGTGCCCACGCTGGTCCGCATGGCCCGCGAAATCGAGCATGTGTCCTACTTCAAGATCGAGACCCCCTTTGCCGCCGACAAGCTGGCAGCCCTGATCGAACAGGGCGGCGAGCACATCGTCGGCCCCTTCGACGGCGAGGAGGCCGTGACCCTGCTGGCCGACCTCGACGCAGGCTGCACCGGCACCATGACCTCGGCGCTGCAGCCCGAGCTGATCGGCCCGATCGTCGCCAACTACCGCTCCGACGATCTCGATGCCGCGCTGGCAGGCTGGAAACGCTGCCTGCCGCTGATCAACCACGAAAACCGCCAATGCGGCCTCCGCGCCGCCAAGACGGTGATGATGGAGGGCGGCGTGATCGGCTCCGACCACGTCCGCCACCCCTTGAAACCCATGTCGCAGCGCACCAGGTCACGCCTGCTGCAACTCGCAAAAGAACTCGATTTGATCGCCCTGAAATGGGGCAAGTGA
- a CDS encoding aldose epimerase family protein, whose product MTPDENREIFATTPEGDVVEIVTLQNGPATARVMTWGATLQDFRLDGIEHSLVLGSPVFEPYRTRMRNYGAIVGRAANRIAGGRAPLNGTTLQLETNEEGRTALHGGSDGCGYINWQLAEASATSARFAVTLADGQGGHPGNLALTATYSLDAEGALTLEITGTTDAPTFCNIAHHSYWNLDGTPTLDGHTLQVDADSYLAVDAHKIPQNGPAPLAGTRFDFRQPRAITMATDAPGLDHNFCLRDPGTVMRPACTLRAAGLQLEIDTTEPGLQVYDGSGLNSEAPGHTGKPYGPHAGVAIEPQHWPDAPNHPDYPQITLNPGQTYRQVSRFHVTRI is encoded by the coding sequence ATGACCCCCGATGAGAACCGAGAGATCTTCGCCACCACCCCCGAGGGCGACGTGGTCGAGATCGTCACCCTGCAGAACGGCCCCGCCACGGCCCGGGTCATGACCTGGGGCGCGACCCTTCAGGACTTCCGCCTTGACGGCATCGAGCACAGCCTCGTCCTCGGCTCCCCGGTCTTCGAGCCCTACCGCACCCGTATGCGCAATTACGGCGCCATCGTGGGCCGCGCCGCCAACCGCATCGCGGGCGGGCGCGCGCCGCTCAACGGCACCACCCTGCAGCTCGAGACCAACGAAGAGGGTCGCACCGCACTCCACGGCGGCTCCGACGGCTGCGGCTACATCAACTGGCAGCTCGCCGAGGCCAGCGCCACCTCCGCGCGGTTCGCCGTCACCCTGGCCGACGGGCAGGGCGGCCACCCGGGCAACCTCGCCCTCACCGCGACCTACAGCCTCGATGCCGAGGGCGCGCTGACGCTGGAGATCACCGGCACCACCGACGCCCCCACCTTCTGCAACATCGCCCACCACAGCTACTGGAACCTCGACGGCACCCCCACGCTCGACGGCCACACGCTGCAGGTGGATGCCGACAGCTACCTCGCCGTCGATGCCCACAAGATCCCGCAGAACGGCCCCGCCCCCCTCGCCGGCACCCGGTTCGATTTCCGCCAGCCCCGCGCCATCACCATGGCCACCGACGCGCCTGGGCTCGATCACAACTTCTGCCTGCGCGATCCGGGCACGGTCATGCGCCCGGCCTGCACCCTCCGCGCCGCCGGCCTGCAACTGGAGATCGACACCACCGAGCCCGGCTTGCAGGTCTATGACGGCTCCGGCCTCAACTCCGAGGCCCCCGGCCATACCGGCAAGCCCTACGGCCCCCACGCCGGGGTGGCCATCGAGCCGCAGCACTGGCCCGACGCGCCCAACCACCCGGACTATCCCCAGATCACCCTCAACCCGGGCCAGACCTACCGGCAGGTTTCCCGGTTTCATGTCACCCGCATCTGA